A genomic window from Archaeoglobus profundus DSM 5631 includes:
- a CDS encoding RNA-processing protein, with amino-acid sequence MWKTWFGEVEEKDGDYVVKKAENFVKAFRSAENAEPLPFNLPEVGLKVFKSLEDYYKTLRKIAITVTEEDVERELKREDRYAILLLKALDKLNESINMLEEKLRDVEEVKVSEVTEEFRESIDRLKALRRRIEKEIEDIVTKIAPNLSEIAGPLITARLLEKAGSLERLAFLPGSKIQILGAEKSLYKALARMRRGKRAKTPKHGIIFLHPFIRTLPKKKRGKMARFMAAKLAIAARLDYFRGELDEKLAEEVRRKYEELRRSK; translated from the coding sequence ATGTGGAAGACTTGGTTTGGTGAAGTTGAAGAGAAAGATGGCGATTACGTAGTGAAAAAAGCTGAAAATTTCGTAAAAGCCTTTAGAAGTGCTGAAAATGCTGAACCTTTGCCCTTTAACCTTCCAGAAGTGGGATTGAAGGTCTTCAAATCGCTAGAGGATTACTACAAAACTCTCAGAAAGATAGCTATAACCGTAACTGAGGAGGATGTTGAGAGGGAGCTTAAGAGGGAAGACAGGTATGCAATTCTACTTTTGAAAGCCTTAGACAAGCTCAACGAATCGATAAACATGCTCGAAGAGAAGCTCAGAGATGTTGAAGAGGTTAAGGTTAGTGAGGTAACTGAAGAGTTTAGAGAGTCAATAGACAGGTTGAAAGCTCTTAGGAGGAGAATAGAGAAGGAAATAGAGGATATAGTTACGAAGATTGCTCCGAACCTCTCTGAGATAGCTGGGCCTCTTATCACGGCCAGACTGCTTGAGAAGGCTGGTAGCTTGGAAAGACTAGCATTCTTACCGGGTAGCAAGATACAGATTTTAGGTGCTGAGAAGAGTTTATACAAGGCTTTGGCTAGGATGAGAAGAGGTAAGAGGGCTAAAACTCCAAAGCACGGTATAATATTCCTCCATCCTTTCATAAGAACACTGCCAAAGAAGAAGAGGGGAAAGATGGCAAGATTCATGGCCGCAAAGCTGGCAATCGCAGCGAGATTGGATTACTTCAGGGGTGAGCTTGACGAGAAGTTGGCTGAAGAGGTCAGAAGGAAGTATGAGGAGTTAAGGAGAAGTAAGTAA
- a CDS encoding UPF0182 family membrane protein, which yields MENNFEVTTGKKVVLGTFIALLVSLGIALHLYTEFLWFESLNLGSIFMAMLYYKIILFVIFFAFALAILSLNHFALKRVSHELGESLKLPFWVNILLALTVALIFSRMWLQYVYFTNSVDFNLKDPIFGLDVSFYVFKLPFIQTVLFFFLALLLLTISITVAYYAFVFRDVKSFDELKDKFPQTGYVHISLLLAGIFIFIAVYFYFARFDLLTSPHGAVMGAGYTDVHIRLPAMGLIAILSLFLAVACIYLGYKRNINAMPIPFIILAVVILLSIVVAPAVVQKLEVEPNELVKEEEYIRYSIDFTRFAYGLNVNKMYYSAENNLSVDTIERNRGTIDNIRIWDHRPLLSVYRQMQQIRTYYFVNDVDVDRYYIDGKYTQIMISARELSTDLLSPRAKTWLNEHLIFTHGYGVVASPVNSVTKVGLPDLIIEDIPPKGKIAIERPEIYYGELTTNYVIVKTKQKEFDYPLGEGNVLTTYNGSGGVKLDSYFKKLIYAIKFGDVKFLLSDYITTESRLMFHRNIIDRVSTIAPFLVYDRDPYIAIIDGKQYWIIDSYTTLDKFPYSARYPTFNYVRNPVKVFVDAYNGTAKFYVIQEEPVIRVLMKAFPDLFISADKMSEEERAHIRYPVDLFEVQAHIYATFHMDDAKTFYNREDVWEIPEEIFEDDIIQMEPYYVILTLPGNDKPEFLLMLPFTPKGRDNIIAWLAARCDEDYGELRLYEFPKGQLIYGPMQIEARIDQNADISQLFTLWGQVGSKVIRGDLLVIPIENSILYIEPIYLRAENAQIPELRGVIVVYKDMLAMRPTLDESLIAVFGKEAKPEIVEEESVQNLVRQLVELYDKAREEAGAGNWTGFGEYIEKLGKTISKLNETAGR from the coding sequence ATGGAAAACAACTTCGAAGTTACGACAGGTAAAAAAGTAGTTCTGGGTACATTTATTGCACTTTTGGTTTCTTTAGGTATTGCCTTGCATCTTTACACGGAGTTTCTCTGGTTTGAGTCTCTCAATCTCGGTTCTATCTTTATGGCAATGCTGTATTACAAGATTATCTTGTTCGTAATCTTTTTTGCCTTTGCTCTTGCCATACTTAGCCTCAACCACTTTGCCCTTAAAAGAGTAAGCCACGAGCTAGGTGAATCACTCAAACTGCCATTCTGGGTTAATATACTATTAGCTCTAACAGTAGCTTTGATCTTTTCTCGTATGTGGCTTCAGTACGTTTACTTCACAAACTCGGTTGACTTCAACCTTAAAGATCCGATTTTTGGGCTCGATGTCTCTTTCTACGTTTTCAAACTCCCATTCATTCAGACTGTACTTTTCTTTTTCCTTGCATTGCTCTTGCTTACCATCTCAATTACAGTAGCGTATTACGCTTTTGTATTCAGAGATGTTAAAAGTTTTGATGAGCTTAAAGATAAATTCCCCCAAACGGGATACGTTCACATCTCTCTGCTTCTAGCTGGCATTTTTATCTTCATAGCAGTGTACTTCTACTTTGCAAGGTTTGATCTGCTTACATCTCCACACGGAGCTGTAATGGGTGCTGGTTATACCGATGTCCACATAAGACTTCCCGCAATGGGACTGATTGCGATACTATCTCTTTTTTTGGCTGTAGCATGTATTTACCTTGGCTATAAACGAAACATCAATGCTATGCCTATACCCTTCATCATTCTGGCAGTTGTAATACTCCTTTCAATTGTCGTTGCTCCTGCTGTGGTTCAGAAGCTTGAAGTTGAGCCGAATGAACTTGTTAAAGAGGAGGAATACATACGATACAGCATTGACTTTACGAGGTTTGCTTACGGCTTAAACGTTAATAAAATGTATTACTCTGCCGAGAACAACCTCAGCGTCGATACAATTGAGAGAAATCGTGGCACCATAGACAACATTAGAATCTGGGATCACCGTCCTCTACTCAGTGTTTACAGGCAGATGCAGCAGATAAGAACTTATTACTTTGTAAATGACGTTGATGTAGATCGTTACTACATTGATGGAAAGTATACACAGATTATGATCTCTGCAAGGGAACTTTCAACCGATTTGCTATCGCCAAGAGCAAAAACGTGGCTTAACGAGCATCTAATATTTACTCATGGTTATGGTGTCGTCGCCTCGCCGGTAAATTCCGTAACCAAGGTGGGGTTGCCAGATCTGATAATTGAGGACATTCCTCCAAAGGGAAAAATAGCTATTGAACGCCCCGAAATCTATTATGGTGAGCTGACAACGAATTACGTGATCGTTAAAACCAAACAGAAAGAATTTGACTATCCGTTGGGTGAGGGTAACGTTCTAACAACTTACAATGGTTCTGGAGGGGTTAAGCTCGATTCGTACTTTAAAAAGCTCATATACGCAATAAAATTCGGCGACGTTAAGTTTCTACTGAGCGATTACATCACAACAGAAAGCAGGTTGATGTTTCACAGAAATATAATAGACAGAGTGTCCACGATAGCACCTTTCCTAGTGTATGATAGAGACCCGTATATAGCCATAATAGATGGAAAGCAATACTGGATAATTGATTCATACACAACCCTCGACAAATTCCCATACTCTGCAAGATACCCGACATTCAACTACGTTCGAAATCCGGTTAAGGTTTTTGTAGATGCTTACAACGGAACGGCCAAATTCTACGTTATTCAGGAAGAACCTGTCATCAGGGTTTTGATGAAAGCGTTTCCAGATCTTTTCATCTCAGCAGATAAAATGAGTGAAGAAGAGAGAGCTCACATAAGGTATCCGGTTGATCTGTTCGAGGTTCAGGCACATATTTACGCGACTTTCCACATGGACGATGCAAAAACATTCTACAACCGCGAGGATGTCTGGGAAATTCCGGAGGAGATTTTTGAGGACGACATAATACAAATGGAGCCCTACTATGTCATTCTGACTCTGCCCGGAAACGACAAGCCGGAGTTCCTGCTAATGCTTCCGTTCACCCCTAAGGGAAGGGATAACATCATTGCATGGCTGGCTGCAAGGTGTGATGAGGATTACGGCGAGTTGAGGCTGTATGAATTTCCAAAAGGACAACTCATCTATGGTCCTATGCAAATAGAGGCGAGAATTGATCAAAATGCTGACATCTCCCAGTTATTCACCCTCTGGGGACAGGTTGGGTCTAAGGTAATTAGAGGCGATTTGCTCGTTATCCCCATAGAGAACTCAATACTGTACATAGAGCCTATCTATCTGAGGGCTGAAAATGCTCAGATTCCAGAGCTTAGGGGTGTTATAGTTGTTTACAAAGACATGCTGGCGATGAGACCAACGCTTGATGAGTCTTTGATAGCGGTATTTGGTAAGGAAGCTAAGCCTGAAATCGTTGAAGAGGAGAGTGTTCAGAATCTTGTGAGGCAATTGGTCGAGCTTTACGACAAGGCAAGGGAGGAAGCAGGGGCTGGTAACTGGACAGGATTCGGTGAATACATTGAGAAGCTTGGAAAAACTATTAGCAAGCTAAACGAGACTGCAGGGCGTTAA
- a CDS encoding cysteine-rich small domain-containing protein yields MNENREKTLIELFRALDGIYGPNYECKYYPCHFYGQDCTFCYCPFYPCLIYDLGGELILTEDGYIWSCKGCNWVHEKENAEEIIYRLGSYPKQRLVEEDWFFFSRVLQEMIYGRELGVWVGSSYNLMPAILRGKECEEVENIEFLAVTLEDFEIVDVRRISNVEDADSEIIIPLKIGGELYGIDNSGRKVMCKL; encoded by the coding sequence ATGAACGAGAATAGAGAAAAAACTCTTATAGAGTTGTTCAGAGCTTTAGACGGTATATACGGCCCGAATTACGAGTGCAAATACTACCCCTGCCACTTTTACGGTCAGGACTGTACATTCTGCTACTGCCCCTTCTATCCTTGCTTGATATACGACTTGGGAGGTGAACTGATTTTAACTGAGGACGGATACATTTGGAGTTGTAAGGGTTGCAACTGGGTGCATGAAAAGGAAAATGCTGAAGAAATTATTTACAGGCTCGGAAGCTATCCAAAGCAGAGACTTGTTGAGGAAGACTGGTTCTTCTTCAGCAGAGTTTTGCAGGAGATGATTTATGGGAGGGAGTTAGGTGTTTGGGTTGGTAGCTCTTACAACCTAATGCCAGCAATTCTTAGGGGTAAGGAGTGTGAAGAAGTAGAGAATATAGAATTCTTGGCTGTAACGCTCGAAGATTTCGAGATAGTTGACGTCAGAAGGATTAGCAATGTGGAAGATGCTGATTCAGAGATTATAATTCCGTTGAAGATTGGTGGAGAACTTTACGGAATAGATAATAGCGGTAGAAAGGTAATGTGTAAGCTTTGA
- a CDS encoding damage-control phosphatase translates to MRIYPICPACLLNRAYMESRFVTDDEELIFKAVGVALKVLAEKYFTRSINAHIATEMHRKVYEVLGVEDPYKEVKEKANKVAMENLPIVKAFVENQPDTFRASAIASIIANTFDYGVMGHEVEDEDFLTFFIREFKKGLKIDDLDEIRELCKGKVCYLTDNCGEIVIDTLFMKEIKKICERLTVVVRGKPIISDATLEDALAVGVDKIADEILTNGEGAIGIIEEELPPETLERLESADVIIAKGMANYESLSDSRFKPIAFLLKAKCKPVAMDLGVEVGDMIAMLRR, encoded by the coding sequence ATGAGAATTTATCCCATCTGTCCAGCTTGCCTGCTAAACAGGGCATACATGGAGAGCAGATTTGTAACCGACGATGAAGAGCTAATATTTAAGGCTGTAGGTGTCGCTCTGAAGGTTTTGGCTGAAAAATACTTCACTAGAAGTATAAACGCTCATATAGCGACGGAGATGCATAGAAAGGTTTACGAAGTTTTGGGTGTTGAAGATCCTTACAAAGAAGTTAAGGAGAAGGCAAATAAGGTTGCTATGGAAAACCTACCAATAGTAAAAGCTTTTGTCGAAAATCAGCCCGATACGTTTAGAGCTTCTGCAATAGCCTCGATAATCGCAAATACGTTTGACTACGGAGTTATGGGGCATGAGGTAGAGGATGAAGACTTTTTAACGTTCTTTATCAGAGAATTCAAGAAGGGACTGAAAATTGATGATCTAGATGAAATAAGGGAGCTTTGCAAGGGTAAGGTTTGCTACCTAACCGACAACTGTGGTGAGATTGTTATTGACACTCTCTTCATGAAGGAAATAAAGAAAATTTGCGAAAGGCTCACAGTAGTTGTTAGAGGAAAACCTATTATTAGTGATGCAACACTCGAAGATGCCCTAGCCGTTGGAGTTGATAAGATTGCAGACGAGATTTTAACAAACGGGGAAGGTGCTATAGGGATAATAGAGGAGGAGTTACCGCCTGAAACCTTGGAAAGGTTAGAAAGCGCGGATGTGATAATAGCTAAGGGAATGGCAAACTACGAGAGTTTATCAGATAGCAGATTCAAGCCCATTGCTTTCCTATTAAAGGCAAAGTGTAAGCCAGTTGCGATGGATTTGGGAGTTGAAGTTGGGGATATGATAGCAATGCTTAGACGATAG
- the acs gene encoding acetate--CoA ligase, whose amino-acid sequence MSKKFSQKDVYEPSEETRRYAWVNNERIYEMALDYLTFWDSVAKNDIEWFEPYREVLDSSNAPFYRWFVGGKINITHNCLDRHVETKGDKTAIIWQGEPENEKERITYRELYRRVCRFANALRALGVRKEDVVTIYMGMVPELPIAMLACARIGAIHNVVFGGFSATALRDRINDANSKVVVTMDGYYRRGKVIETKRIVDKALEGCNVESVVVLERIGNDVNMVDGRDVWWHELEEGLPNKCECKALDSEHTLFILYTSGTTGKPKGVLHVHGGYNVGTHITTKWVFDLKDRDVFWCTADIGWITGHSYVVYGPLSNGATVLIYEGAPDYPQPDRWWSIIEQYGVTVFYTAPTAIRYFMKLGEEWLKKHNLSSLRLLGTVGETIDPKAWKWYYKYVGNERCPVIDTWWQTETGMIIIAPLPGITKLKPGSVTLPFPGILVNIRDEDGNPADSGELVIMNPWPAMFRNLWGEPERFVKQYWRLDGSGRLIYYAEDGARRDGDGYYWIIGRIDEVLKVSGHRLGSAEIESALISHEAVSEAAVIGKPHEIKGQVPIAFVVLKTGYEPSVKLEKDLKTHVRNEIGAIAVPEEIYFVEQLPKTRSGKIVRRILLAIEKGEEIGDITTLEDVTVVERIKDVRRAK is encoded by the coding sequence ATGTCAAAAAAATTTTCTCAAAAAGATGTATATGAGCCATCGGAAGAAACCAGAAGGTATGCATGGGTTAACAATGAAAGGATTTACGAGATGGCTTTAGATTATCTTACATTTTGGGATTCTGTTGCAAAGAACGATATTGAGTGGTTTGAGCCCTACAGAGAGGTGCTCGATAGTAGTAACGCTCCTTTTTACAGATGGTTTGTTGGTGGGAAGATCAACATAACCCACAACTGCCTCGATAGACATGTAGAGACAAAAGGAGATAAAACAGCAATAATATGGCAGGGAGAGCCTGAGAACGAGAAGGAGAGGATAACTTACCGCGAACTCTACCGGAGGGTTTGCAGATTCGCCAACGCCCTCAGAGCGCTTGGAGTGAGGAAGGAAGATGTAGTCACAATCTACATGGGTATGGTGCCTGAGCTACCGATTGCGATGCTAGCATGCGCGAGAATTGGTGCTATTCACAATGTGGTTTTTGGGGGTTTCTCAGCTACAGCCTTAAGAGATAGAATAAACGATGCAAATTCTAAAGTGGTTGTTACAATGGATGGTTACTACAGAAGGGGTAAGGTTATTGAAACTAAACGCATCGTTGATAAAGCTCTGGAGGGTTGCAACGTTGAGAGCGTTGTTGTGCTTGAGAGAATCGGCAATGATGTGAATATGGTCGATGGAAGAGATGTCTGGTGGCATGAACTGGAAGAAGGTCTTCCTAACAAGTGTGAGTGCAAAGCTCTCGACAGCGAACACACGTTGTTCATACTCTACACATCTGGAACGACTGGCAAGCCGAAAGGCGTTTTGCACGTTCATGGGGGTTACAACGTTGGCACTCACATTACAACCAAGTGGGTTTTCGATTTGAAAGATAGAGATGTATTCTGGTGCACAGCAGATATAGGCTGGATCACTGGACATAGCTATGTTGTCTATGGTCCTCTTAGCAACGGTGCGACCGTGCTAATCTACGAAGGTGCTCCAGACTATCCACAGCCGGACAGATGGTGGAGCATTATTGAGCAGTATGGTGTGACCGTTTTTTACACTGCTCCCACTGCAATACGCTACTTCATGAAACTCGGAGAGGAGTGGTTGAAGAAACACAATCTATCTTCGTTGCGTTTGCTTGGAACGGTCGGTGAAACGATAGATCCTAAAGCTTGGAAGTGGTATTACAAGTATGTAGGAAACGAGCGATGCCCCGTCATCGACACATGGTGGCAAACAGAAACAGGCATGATCATAATAGCACCTTTACCCGGCATAACAAAGCTCAAGCCCGGTTCTGTAACGCTTCCTTTCCCGGGAATTTTAGTAAATATACGCGATGAGGATGGAAATCCAGCAGACAGCGGAGAGCTCGTAATAATGAACCCATGGCCAGCAATGTTCAGGAATCTATGGGGCGAGCCAGAAAGGTTTGTCAAACAATACTGGCGGTTAGATGGCTCGGGTAGACTCATCTACTATGCTGAGGATGGAGCAAGGAGGGATGGGGACGGATACTACTGGATAATAGGAAGGATCGACGAAGTTCTGAAGGTCAGCGGTCACAGGCTTGGAAGCGCTGAAATCGAAAGTGCTCTTATATCTCACGAAGCTGTAAGTGAAGCAGCAGTTATCGGTAAGCCCCACGAAATCAAAGGTCAAGTGCCGATCGCATTTGTTGTTCTTAAGACGGGCTACGAGCCGAGCGTCAAACTTGAAAAAGACCTTAAAACTCATGTTAGAAATGAAATAGGTGCAATAGCCGTACCTGAAGAGATATACTTCGTCGAACAACTACCAAAGACAAGAAGTGGAAAGATAGTACGTAGGATTCTACTTGCTATCGAGAAGGGCGAAGAAATAGGAGATATCACAACCCTCGAAGACGTCACGGTTGTTGAGAGGATCAAGGATGTTAGGAGGGCAAAATGA
- a CDS encoding DUF63 family protein, which produces MIWDFIKKYYIDSIVYKTGYNPVNTVTWAIILILAVYAIYKYLSKRLSFDERFFISNVPYVFFGSFLRVVEDAGFLKPPLSYFFMSPFIYVVVFCIAFPSLLLNLKLRKENYWKHHFALGVILSVLTLSFLLLNLEIIHIEVLPISAAIATFATALFYLPARFLGLDKLSISVFFSHMLDASATFYGITYLNYWELHVIPRLLINQFGAWVLIPTKFVVFTLVLWILEKERDVQLKNFIKFVLLVLGLAPATRDITRMIFYV; this is translated from the coding sequence ATGATCTGGGATTTCATCAAGAAGTACTATATAGACTCAATAGTTTACAAGACCGGGTACAATCCCGTGAACACTGTAACTTGGGCAATCATTCTGATACTTGCGGTCTACGCGATTTACAAATATCTTTCAAAGCGTTTATCTTTCGACGAGAGATTTTTTATTTCAAATGTTCCCTACGTATTCTTTGGCTCATTTCTGAGGGTTGTTGAAGATGCCGGATTTCTGAAACCACCACTATCTTACTTTTTCATGTCTCCTTTCATCTATGTAGTTGTGTTCTGTATAGCCTTTCCATCACTCCTTCTAAACCTCAAACTTAGAAAAGAAAATTACTGGAAGCATCACTTTGCGTTAGGCGTAATCTTATCCGTTCTGACATTGTCATTCCTCTTGCTCAATCTGGAGATTATTCACATAGAAGTCCTTCCGATATCTGCAGCCATTGCAACATTCGCAACAGCACTCTTTTACCTCCCTGCAAGGTTCCTAGGATTGGATAAGCTGAGTATTTCTGTATTCTTCTCTCACATGCTCGATGCAAGTGCTACCTTTTACGGGATAACTTATCTGAACTACTGGGAGCTCCACGTAATTCCAAGACTGCTAATAAACCAGTTTGGTGCTTGGGTTTTAATCCCAACCAAGTTCGTAGTCTTTACATTAGTACTCTGGATACTCGAAAAGGAGAGAGATGTTCAGCTTAAAAACTTCATAAAGTTCGTGCTACTCGTCTTGGGTTTAGCTCCGGCAACGAGAGATATAACTAGGATGATTTTCTATGTATAG
- a CDS encoding SIS domain-containing protein has product MDFGDIVVKNAIKIVDFLKVLPKVLEDQKERLNEFVKILKDSKAIHVYGVGRSGAVALCFAIRLKHFEKVLGCKVWWVGDEVREKIEEGDTLIAFSGSGETAEVLIVAERAKNANAKVVAVTSFEDSSLARMADLVIIIPGGLEKRKGWKYLEAQFVGEFYGGGEFELLAYAFQEVLINAIGEYFGIPKDVVIKEHERNSIHRKSS; this is encoded by the coding sequence ATGGATTTTGGCGATATCGTTGTTAAAAATGCGATCAAGATAGTTGACTTCTTGAAGGTACTCCCAAAAGTTTTGGAGGATCAGAAGGAAAGATTGAACGAATTTGTAAAAATTTTAAAAGATTCGAAAGCCATTCACGTCTACGGTGTTGGGAGAAGCGGGGCAGTGGCCCTATGCTTTGCCATAAGGCTCAAGCACTTTGAGAAAGTTCTGGGTTGTAAAGTTTGGTGGGTTGGCGATGAAGTGAGGGAGAAGATTGAAGAGGGAGACACCCTAATAGCGTTTTCTGGTTCGGGAGAGACTGCTGAAGTTCTGATAGTTGCTGAAAGAGCTAAAAATGCAAATGCAAAGGTTGTGGCGGTAACGTCTTTCGAAGATTCAAGCTTAGCTAGGATGGCAGATTTGGTTATAATTATCCCCGGTGGACTTGAAAAAAGAAAGGGATGGAAATATCTCGAAGCTCAGTTTGTTGGAGAGTTCTATGGAGGTGGAGAGTTCGAACTACTTGCTTACGCATTTCAGGAGGTTTTAATAAACGCCATAGGAGAGTACTTTGGAATTCCGAAAGATGTCGTGATAAAGGAGCATGAGAGAAATTCTATACATAGAAAATCATCCTAG
- a CDS encoding phosphoribosyltransferase: MFVIQDEKYYNKFGVFRDRIDAGNKLANLILKNLDVDKDKTDVVAIPAGGVPVASAMAKKIGLKLKVLLVSKILFPWTTEAGFGALSMFSDFELNEDAIRYYNISEEVVDVQIKKTREKIAKRLKIIPKKFLIGEGNKVTFIVDDGLASGYTMLVALKSARRFYDKIYVAVPTASSHAIDLIIKNCDGIFCINLRDIYPYAVADAYLEWHDISDEEMLEFLK, from the coding sequence ATGTTCGTAATCCAAGATGAGAAATACTACAACAAGTTTGGAGTTTTCAGAGACAGAATCGATGCGGGAAACAAGCTCGCCAACTTAATTTTGAAGAATCTTGATGTAGATAAAGATAAAACGGATGTGGTCGCGATACCTGCTGGAGGAGTTCCCGTAGCTTCGGCAATGGCTAAAAAAATTGGTTTGAAGTTGAAAGTCCTCTTGGTCTCAAAAATCCTATTTCCGTGGACGACCGAAGCTGGTTTCGGTGCACTAAGCATGTTTAGCGACTTTGAATTGAACGAGGATGCAATTCGCTATTACAACATTAGTGAAGAAGTTGTTGATGTGCAGATAAAGAAGACCAGAGAAAAGATTGCAAAAAGGCTGAAGATAATTCCTAAGAAATTTTTAATTGGAGAGGGAAATAAGGTTACATTCATAGTTGATGATGGTTTAGCGTCTGGATATACAATGTTGGTGGCTTTAAAAAGTGCAAGAAGATTTTACGATAAAATATACGTTGCAGTCCCTACAGCTTCTTCGCATGCAATTGACTTAATCATCAAAAACTGCGATGGCATTTTCTGCATAAACCTGAGAGATATTTATCCCTACGCGGTCGCTGACGCTTATTTAGAGTGGCACGATATCAGCGATGAAGAGATGCTAGAGTTTTTGAAATAG